Proteins from a genomic interval of Arachis hypogaea cultivar Tifrunner chromosome 10, arahy.Tifrunner.gnm2.J5K5, whole genome shotgun sequence:
- the LOC112715639 gene encoding uncharacterized protein, with product MMATPTKPMAVMLSESLEHKGKDITELNGNIHQSPISQQPHSSSDGSVAILWDIENCPVPSDVCPEDVAGNIRMALQVHPVIQGTVMVFSAYGDFNAFPKRLREGCLRTGVNLIDVPNGRKDAADKAILVDMFLFALDNPPPSSIMLISGDVDFARALHILGQRGYTIILVIPSGVGVSSALCNAGKFVWDWPSVARGEGFVPPAKALVPPRGGSVEVAGYLMGCHINDNFEGQNEEEAIVYRGMSQRLYNSRDFSMVSQSLSEYNCTTSNMAGLPTTMRSHSLPPGMIDVSGISMPSSDNNEGQLWGPMSSDLNVLKGQLVKLLELSGGCLPLARVPTEYQKAYGRTLYVSDYGAIKLVNLFKKMGDTMAVEGKGQRKFVYLRNFKVGPSAPPLALAKKDKKGKGLPEENMNTVTGGVSSDEFSDEERLVMEEPDERNCVGKGSQRRAAINDRALEQFKFELQEILVSYSCRIFLGCFEDIYQQRYKRQLEYQRLGVNKLEDLFEKVNDIVVLVEEPGSKRKFLAPMGG from the coding sequence atgatGGCTACTCCAACTAAACCAATGGCCGTAATGTTGTCTGAATCTTTGGAACACAAGGGAAAGGATATCACTGAATTAAATGGTAACATACATCAATCCCCTATAAGTCAACAGCCCCATAGCTCCTCGGATGGTTCAGTAGCTATTCTTTGGGACATTGAAAACTGTCCTGTTCCGAGTGATGTCTGCCCTGAAGACGTAGCAGGAAATATAAGGATGGCGTTGCAAGTGCATCCAGTAATTCAAGGAACTGTTATGGTATTTTCTGCTTATGGTGACTTCAACGCTTTCCCTAAGCGACTTCGAGAGGGATGTCTAAGAACTGGTGTTAATCTCATCGATGTTCCTAATGGGAGAAAAGATGCTGCTGATAAAGCAATCTTGGTTGACATGTTTTTATTTGCTCTTGACAACCCTCCCCCATCATCTATTATGCTAATATCTGGAGACGTTGACTTTGCCCGAGCACTTCACATTCTTGGACAACGGGGATACACTATAATTCTTGTCATCCCTTCTGGGGTGGGTGTTTCATCTGCTTTATGCAATGCCGGAAAGTTTGTCTGGGATTGGCCTAGCGTTGCTCGTGGAGAAGGATTTGTTCCCCCGGCAAAGGCTTTAGTACCACCTCGTGGAGGTTCAGTTGAGGTTGCTGGATATTTGATGGGGTGCCATATTAATGACAACTTCGAGGGACAAAATGAGGAAGAAGCAATAGTTTATAGAGGGATGTCACAGAGATTATATAACTCAAGGGATTTCTCTATGGTTTCACAATCTCTATCTGAATACAATTGTACCACATCGAACATGGCTGGCTTACCGACAACTATGAGATCACACAGCCTTCCACCTGGGATGATTGATGTTTCAGGAATATCTATGCCTTCTAGTGACAATAATGAAGGCCAGCTTTGGGGCCCTATGTCTAGCGATTTAAATGTTCTCAAAGGCCAGTTGGTAAAGTTGCTTGAACTTTCTGGAGGGTGCCTGCCTCTGGCTCGAGTTCCAACAGAGTATCAGAAAGCTTATGGGAGAACTCTTTATGTATCTGATTATGGAGCAATTAAATTAGTCAATCTTTTCAAGAAGATGGGTGATACAATGGCAGTGGAAGGGAAAGGTCAGCGTAAATTTGTGTATCTCAGAAACTTCAAGGTAGGCCCGAGCGCTCCCCCATTGGCTCTAGCaaagaaagacaagaaaggaAAGGGGCTTCCAGAAGAGAATATGAATACTGTCACCGGTGGTGTCTCTTCAGATGAGTTCTCAGATGAAGAAAGACTAGTCATGGAAGAACCTGATGAGAGAAATTGTGTAGGAAAGGGCAGTCAAAGGAGAGCAGCTATCAATGACCGTGCTCTTGAGCAGTTCAAGTTCGAGCTTCAAGAGATTCTAGTCAGCTACTCGTGCCGAATATTCCTAGGTTGTTTTGAGGATATATACCAACAAAGGTACAAGAGACAATTGGAATATCAGAGACTTGGAGTGAACAAGTTGGAGGATTTGTTTGAGAAAGTCAATGATATTGTAGTATTGGTTGAGGAACCAGGAAGCAAGAGGAAGTTCCTTGCTCCAATGGGGGGTTAG